The following coding sequences lie in one Mycobacterium gordonae genomic window:
- a CDS encoding cytochrome c oxidase subunit 4 yields the protein MHIEARLFEFIAAFFVLVTVLYAVLTAIFSPGGVEWAGTTALALTGGLALIVATFFRFVARRLDTRPEDYEGAEISDGAGELGFFSPHSWWPIMIALSGSVAAVGIALWLPWLIVAGVVFILSSAAGLVFEYYVGPEKH from the coding sequence ATGCACATCGAAGCCCGGTTGTTCGAGTTCATCGCCGCGTTCTTCGTCCTGGTGACAGTGCTGTACGCGGTGCTGACCGCGATCTTCTCTCCCGGCGGTGTCGAGTGGGCAGGTACCACGGCACTGGCGTTGACCGGCGGGCTGGCACTGATCGTGGCCACCTTCTTCCGGTTCGTGGCACGCCGCCTCGACACCCGTCCCGAGGACTATGAAGGCGCCGAAATCAGCGACGGCGCAGGCGAACTGGGATTTTTCAGCCCGCACAGCTGGTGGCCGATAATGATCGCCCTGTCCGGTTCGGTGGCCGCCGTCGGTATCGCTTTGTGGCTGCCGTGGCTGATCGTCGCCGGCGTGGTCTTCATCCTCTCCTCGGCGGCCGGGCTGGTCTTCGAGTACTACGTCGGACCCGAGAAACACTGA